The following coding sequences lie in one Apium graveolens cultivar Ventura chromosome 3, ASM990537v1, whole genome shotgun sequence genomic window:
- the LOC141714097 gene encoding uncharacterized protein LOC141714097, protein MREFTKLGGIVKWPVKSNKPKANPDSKLWYDYHGDYGHKAYDCVALRKELQFLTRKGYLTEFMATKKTSYVGKNVSPRRNDATPLRQPPPPPHHKVINFISGGPEIYGSTYSQAKRASRETDIRVTQVGIGNGNFPSLMFDESDKKDIREPQQDELVISLPMGNCLIKRILVDNGSAANIMMLSTLTQMGLAESDMIKKSTILVGFSGETKRTLGEITLPTYAQGVNLLEKFCIIDVDSSYNIIMGRPWIHNLKVVPSTYHQGNKTPVATVTGPGQLAEVDLTTGDKKVLIGEDLTPTIEANLISFLTMRLDAFA, encoded by the exons ATGAGGGAATTTACTAAGTTGGGAGGAATAGTAAAGTGGCCGGTGAAGAGCAATAAACCAAAAGCCAACCCGGATTCCAAACTATGGTATGACTATCATGGAGATTACGGACACAAAGCTTATGACTGTGTGGCCTTGCGAAAAGAGCTACAATTTCTAACCAGGAAAGGATACCTCACAGAATTCATGGCGACAAAGAAGACATCTTATGTTGGGAAGAATGTGTCTCCGAGAAGAAACGACGCGACACCATTAAGACagccaccacctccaccacatCACAAGGTGATCAACTTCATCTCAGGAGGGCCGGAAATATATGGATCAACATATTCACAGGCTAAGAGGGCATCTAGAGAAACAGACATACGAGTCACACAAGTGGGGATTGGCAATGGCAATTTTCCATCCTTAATGTTTGACGAATCAGACAAAAAGGACATACGAGAACCACAACAAGATGAGTTAGTCATCTCATTACCCATGGGAAATTGTTTAATCAAAAGAATATTGGTGGACAATGGGAGTGCTGCCAACATCATGATGTTGAGCACGTTGACACAAATGGGATTAGCAGAAAGTGACATGATCAAGAAGTCGACAATATTAGTGGGGTTCAGTGGTGAGACAAAACGCACGTTGGGGGAGATCACTTTACCAACATATGCACAAGGGGTCAATCTCTTGGAAAAATTCTGCATAATTGACGTGGATTCGAGTTACAACATAATCATGGGAAGACCATGGATACACAACTTGAAGGTGGTGCCATCAACATATCATCAA GGAAACAAGACGCCTGTAGCCACGGTAACAGGGCCGGGACAATTAGCTGAAGTAGATTTGACAACAGGGGATAAGAAGGTATTAATTGGTGAAGACCTTACTCCAACAATTGAAGCCAATTTGATAAGTTTCTTAACCATGAGGCTGGACGCTTTTGCATGA
- the LOC141712097 gene encoding isopentenyl-diphosphate Delta-isomerase I-like encodes MLLVPAAAKTPVQIAASFSSRFTPLSLFKSRFASSICLNNTYNSTKAQFFTAPLSVSIPVRQSRCLSAMATTDEATMDAVQRKLMFDDECILVDENDHVVGHENKYNCHLMENIESKNLLHRAFSVFLFNSKYELLLQQRSATKVTFPLVWTNTCCSHPLYRESELIEEKYLGARNAAQRKLLDELGIPAEDVPVDQFLPVGRMLYKAPSDGKWGEHELDYLLFIVRDVKVNPNPDEVADIRYVNQDQLRELLRKADAGEEGLKLSPWFRLVVDNFLYKLWDHARKGTLEEVADMETIHKLT; translated from the exons ATGTTGTTGGTACCAGCTGCTGCAAAAACACCGGTACAAATAGCAGCATCGTTTTCCTCGAGATTCACGCCTCTCTCGTTATTTAAATCTCGTTTTGCATCATCTATATGTTTAAACAATACATATAACAGTACCAAAGCTCAGTTCTTTACAGCTCCTCTCTCTGTATCTATACCTGTTCGTCAATCTCGTTGTCTCTCTGCCATGGCTACTACTGATGAAGCTACTATGGATGCTGTTCAGAGAAAACTCATGTTCGATGACGA GTGTATTTTGGTGGATGAGAATGATCATGTTGTTGGTCATGAAAATAAATACAATT GTCACTTGATGGAGAATATCGAATCCAAAAATTTGCTTCACAGAGCTTTCAGTGTGTTCTTGTTCAACTCAAAATATGAGTTGCTCCTTCAG CAACGTTCTGCAACCAAGGTAACATTCCCTTTGGTGTGGACAAACACCTGTTGCAGCCACCCTCTGTACAGGGAATCTGAGCTTATCGAGGAAAAATATTTAG GGGCAAGGAATGCTGCTCAGAGGAAGCTTCTAGATGAGCTCGGTATTCCTGCTGAAGATGTTCCTGTTGATCAGTTCTTGCCTGTGGGCCGTATGCTGTACAAAGCACCTTCTGATGGCAAGTGGGGAGAACATGAAT TGGATTACCTTCTTTTTATTGTTCGTGATGTGAAAGTAAACCCCAACCCGGATGAGGTTGCTGACATCAGATATGTAAACCAAGATCAGCTGAGAGAGTTGCTGAGAAAAGCTGATGCGGGTGAGGAAGGCTTGAAACTATCCCCTTGGTTCAGACTAGTTGTCGACAATTTCTTGTACAAATTGTGGGACCATGCTCGGAAAGGAACCCTCGAGGAAGTTGCTGATATGGAAACCATTCACAAATTGACTTGA
- the LOC141710670 gene encoding prohibitin-3, mitochondrial-like produces the protein MAGNQQAIISLLSKMGQAAFGLGVAATAVNSSLYTVDGGQRAVLMDRLRGVLDTPVGEGTHFLIPFLQTPNIFDIRTKPHTFSSISGTKDLQMVNLTLRVLSRPEESKLPVIYKELGTEYDEKVLPSIGNEILKSVVAQFNADQLLTERPKVSALVRDSLTARAKDFNIVLDDVAITHLSYGNEFSKAVEQKQVAQQEAERSKYVVAKAEQERRAAIIRAEGESESAKLISDATKDSGMGLIELRKIEAQREMAATLSKNPNVAYLPDGNNMLLGVGR, from the coding sequence ATGGCTGGAAATCAGCAAGCGATCATCTCTCTACTTTCCAAGATGGGACAGGCCGCCTTCGGTCTCGGCGTCGCCGCCACCGCCGTCAACTCCTCTCTCTACACCGTCGACGGCGGCCAACGCGCCGTCCTCATGGACCGTCTCCGCGGTGTTCTCGACACGCCGGTCGGTGAAGGTACTCACTTTCTGATCCCTTTCCTTCAAACCCCTAATATCTTCGATATCCGCACCAAACCGCACACATTTTCGTCCATTTCCGGTACTAAAGACCTGCAGATGGTCAATTTGACTCTTCGGGTCTTATCGCGACCCGAAGAGTCGAAATTGCCTGTTATTTACAAGGAATTAGGGACTGAGTATGATGAGAAGGTTTTACCTTCAATTGGTAATGAGATTTTGAAGTCTGTTGTTGCGCAATTCAATGCGGATCAGTTGTTGACTGAGAGGCCTAAAGTGTCTGCGCTTGTGCGCGATAGTTTGACAGCGAGAGCTAAGGATTTTAATATTGTGCTTGATGATGTGGCGATCACGCATTTGTCGTATGGTAATGAGTTTTCCAAGGCTGTTGAGCAGAAACAGGTGGCTCAGCAGGAGGCGGAGAGGTCTAAGTATGTTGTGGCGAAAGCAGAGCAGGAGAGGAGGGCGGCTATTATTAGAGCTGAAGGGGAGAGTGAGTCGGCTAAGTTGATTTCTGATGCGACCAAGGATAGTGGGATGGGGTTGATTGAGTTGAGGAAGATTGAAGCGCAGAGGGAGATGGCTGCTACTTTGTCCAAGAATCCTAATGTTGCTTACTTGCCTGATGGGAACAATATGCTTCTTGGAGTTGGGCGTTGA